From a region of the uncultured Methanobrevibacter sp. genome:
- the gatA gene encoding Asp-tRNA(Asn)/Glu-tRNA(Gln) amidotransferase subunit GatA: MNVIEKLNSIKSGEMTAKENVESFIKVIDENNEEINAFIELNYENALKQAEAIDEKIANGEEVGALAGLVFGIKANINVEDLIISAASKTLEDYYGSYNATVVEEILKEDGIIIGILNMDEFAAGSSTETSYYGPTQNPAAMGRIPGGSSGGCAAAIAAEMCDISIGSDTGGSIRNPASHCGVVGFKPTYGAVSRQGLLDLSMSLDQIGPLANDVSGIAVALNTIAKYDETECTTLDWDKPDFTEVLGETSLEGMKIAVCKEFVDVTDDEINKTVNKAIQKLVDAGAELVEVSFDYIDLCLPTYYLINYVEFFSATRKYDGRDYGSRIEEVCGEEVLRRIKIGSHIAEAEFSGKYYKQALKARSVIRAEITSMLENVDLIVGPTVPKLPHEIGEELEPMEMYAYDILTVIANLAGIPAASIKAGEVDGIPVGLQIQAKPLDDEKIIKAMSVFENTQ, translated from the coding sequence GAATTGAACTATGAAAATGCATTAAAACAAGCAGAAGCTATTGATGAAAAAATTGCAAACGGCGAAGAAGTCGGCGCTTTGGCTGGTCTCGTATTTGGTATAAAAGCAAACATTAATGTTGAAGATTTAATCATATCAGCTGCTTCCAAAACCTTGGAAGACTATTATGGAAGCTACAATGCTACAGTTGTTGAAGAGATATTAAAGGAAGACGGTATAATCATAGGTATCCTGAATATGGACGAGTTCGCTGCAGGAAGTTCAACCGAAACATCCTACTACGGACCTACCCAAAACCCGGCAGCCATGGGAAGAATCCCTGGAGGATCTTCAGGTGGTTGTGCAGCGGCAATTGCAGCGGAAATGTGTGACATATCCATCGGGTCAGACACTGGTGGATCCATAAGAAACCCTGCATCCCATTGTGGTGTTGTCGGATTCAAACCTACATACGGTGCAGTTTCAAGACAGGGACTTTTAGACCTTTCCATGAGTCTGGACCAAATCGGACCGCTGGCAAATGATGTAAGCGGAATTGCAGTTGCACTGAATACAATTGCAAAATATGACGAGACCGAATGTACCACACTTGACTGGGACAAACCTGACTTTACAGAAGTATTAGGTGAAACTTCCCTTGAAGGCATGAAAATTGCAGTATGTAAGGAATTCGTTGATGTTACCGATGACGAAATCAACAAGACCGTTAACAAGGCAATCCAAAAGCTTGTGGATGCCGGTGCCGAACTTGTGGAAGTAAGCTTTGATTATATTGACTTATGTTTACCTACATATTATCTAATCAACTATGTTGAGTTCTTCTCAGCAACCAGAAAATATGACGGAAGGGACTACGGTTCCAGAATCGAAGAGGTATGTGGAGAAGAAGTATTGAGAAGAATCAAAATCGGTTCACACATTGCAGAAGCTGAATTCAGTGGTAAGTACTACAAACAAGCTTTAAAAGCAAGATCAGTCATCAGGGCTGAAATTACCTCAATGCTTGAAAACGTGGATTTAATCGTAGGTCCAACCGTGCCAAAACTTCCTCACGAAATCGGAGAAGAATTGGAACCAATGGAAATGTATGCATACGACATCCTAACAGTAATAGCTAACCTTGCAGGTATTCCTGCAGCAAGCATAAAAGCCGGTGAGGTTGACGGCATTCCTGTCGGACTGCAGATTCAGGCAAAACCATTGGATGATGAAAAAATTATCAAAGCTATGAGTGTTTTCGAAAACACTCAATAA
- the ribB gene encoding 3,4-dihydroxy-2-butanone-4-phosphate synthase, producing MNQENLDKALEAIRNGEFVLVFDDDDREGEVDMIIASEFVTPKSIATMRNDAGGLICNCLHADFCDAIKLPFMVDIMAAASEKYPDLAKLAPNDIPYDERSSFSVWANHRKSFTGVTDHDRAMTISEMALMMKDERFDEFGATFRSPGHVCLLRGADGLVKNRQGHTEIGLALCELAGVTPVCVVCEMMDGETGQATSIADARKYAEENGLVLLRGEDIINEYLKE from the coding sequence ATGAATCAAGAAAATTTAGATAAAGCTTTAGAAGCAATAAGAAATGGTGAATTCGTACTAGTTTTCGATGATGATGACAGGGAAGGGGAAGTCGACATGATCATCGCTTCCGAGTTTGTAACCCCTAAATCAATTGCAACCATGAGAAACGATGCAGGCGGATTAATCTGTAACTGTCTTCACGCTGATTTTTGTGATGCAATCAAATTGCCATTCATGGTAGACATTATGGCTGCAGCATCCGAAAAATATCCTGATCTTGCAAAACTAGCACCAAATGATATTCCATACGATGAAAGATCATCATTTTCAGTATGGGCTAACCACAGAAAATCATTTACAGGTGTAACCGACCACGACCGTGCAATGACCATTAGTGAAATGGCATTGATGATGAAGGATGAAAGATTTGATGAATTCGGAGCAACATTCCGTTCACCTGGTCACGTATGTCTTTTAAGAGGAGCTGACGGACTTGTCAAAAACAGACAGGGTCACACTGAAATAGGTCTTGCATTATGTGAACTTGCAGGCGTCACTCCGGTATGTGTGGTATGTGAGATGATGGACGGTGAAACCGGTCAGGCTACTTCCATTGCTGACGCTCGCAAATACGCCGAAGAAAACGGATTGGTATTGCTTAGAGGCGAAGACATCATTAATGAATATTTAAAAGAATAG
- a CDS encoding cobyrinic acid a,c-diamide synthase, whose protein sequence is MTKIGLAYLTGAVPGFEDFGCLPTDIVKENGLVNGNRASNELDALIIPGGTLIESNDINMGLNTEIKKMARDGKPIIGICAGFQLLSNKIDIGRKSPVPIEKPGLGLIDVNFSPLITSDRVKAKVFKNSFLVKNQDEDVNGFHTHTYGKVEGDAKPLFYSQVQRMNYGDTNKSGEYNIFSGACNDDGNVIGTMIHGILDENPIIVDNLLEQIDATDIGDIYNRNRDVKKFLKSEVGINTGIEIPQITPNKKPKYLMIGSNGSDSGKTFIVTGLAGALTKRGYKVALLKVGPDVRDIIPGLYLTKGKMEDFASVKIGHLGWKDIESTINTLNSSDYDIVLIEGVMSVFTGLLNEKVPFSAAEIAMSSDIPMILASGVNKGGIESAAIDLVSHANMLEKFGVSVEAILLNKVYNDDIFDNVVPYIKNNTSVENVLKLPKLKSADMRGFIPEVEIRYELFTSHAMDLIEENLDIDMIVKMAREVEFNKIYSFDEIKSKVI, encoded by the coding sequence ATGACAAAAATAGGACTAGCTTATTTAACTGGTGCAGTTCCAGGATTTGAAGATTTTGGATGTCTGCCAACAGATATTGTTAAGGAAAACGGATTGGTAAATGGAAATAGAGCTAGTAATGAACTTGATGCATTAATAATACCGGGCGGTACCCTTATAGAGTCAAATGACATCAACATGGGTCTTAACACAGAAATCAAAAAAATGGCCCGTGACGGAAAACCGATTATTGGAATATGTGCGGGTTTTCAGCTGCTTTCAAACAAGATTGATATCGGGCGCAAATCACCGGTGCCGATAGAAAAGCCTGGTTTGGGATTGATTGACGTTAACTTCTCACCCCTTATCACAAGTGACCGTGTAAAGGCAAAGGTGTTTAAAAATTCATTTTTAGTAAAAAATCAGGATGAGGACGTCAACGGTTTTCATACACATACCTACGGTAAGGTTGAGGGTGATGCAAAGCCGCTATTCTATTCACAAGTTCAAAGGATGAACTATGGCGATACAAACAAGAGCGGCGAATACAATATATTTTCCGGCGCATGCAACGATGACGGAAATGTTATCGGAACAATGATCCACGGCATACTTGATGAAAACCCGATTATTGTAGACAACCTGCTGGAACAAATAGATGCTACAGACATCGGTGACATTTACAATAGAAACAGGGATGTCAAGAAATTCCTGAAAAGTGAGGTCGGCATCAATACCGGAATTGAAATACCTCAAATCACACCAAACAAAAAGCCAAAATACCTGATGATTGGAAGCAACGGTTCGGATTCAGGTAAAACATTCATAGTGACCGGTCTTGCTGGTGCCCTTACAAAAAGGGGATATAAGGTGGCTCTTTTAAAAGTCGGTCCGGATGTGCGTGATATCATACCAGGATTATACTTGACCAAGGGCAAGATGGAAGACTTTGCCTCTGTAAAAATAGGACACCTTGGATGGAAAGATATCGAATCTACAATAAATACATTGAACTCATCAGATTATGATATTGTATTGATTGAAGGAGTGATGAGTGTATTTACCGGTCTTTTAAATGAAAAGGTACCGTTTTCCGCTGCTGAAATTGCAATGTCATCCGACATTCCTATGATACTTGCATCAGGTGTGAACAAGGGTGGAATAGAATCTGCGGCAATAGACTTGGTTTCCCATGCAAACATGCTTGAAAAATTTGGCGTTTCAGTGGAGGCAATCCTACTCAATAAGGTATACAACGACGATATATTCGACAATGTGGTGCCGTATATCAAGAACAACACAAGTGTGGAAAATGTCCTGAAACTTCCGAAACTTAAATCAGCAGACATGAGAGGTTTCATTCCGGAAGTTGAAATACGCTATGAACTGTTCACGTCACATGCAATGGATCTGATAGAGGAAAACCTAGACATTGACATGATTGTTAAAATGGCACGTGAAGTTGAATTCAATAAAATCTATTCGTTTGATGAAATAAAAAGCAAGGTGATATAA
- a CDS encoding DUF120 domain-containing protein, with protein sequence MKINGEVTTGLGKAAYFLSQDFYTREFKKNLGFIPYPGTLNVVVSEEYLDEINEIKDNCENIIKPDTEFGAVNYINAILNDEIEGAIVFPAKTTHDENYLEFIAEDKLRDKLGIDDGDIVSLEF encoded by the coding sequence ATGAAAATCAATGGTGAAGTTACAACCGGTTTGGGAAAGGCGGCATATTTTCTGTCACAGGACTTTTATACAAGGGAATTTAAAAAGAACTTAGGTTTCATTCCCTATCCCGGAACATTGAATGTGGTTGTTAGTGAAGAATATTTAGATGAAATCAATGAGATTAAGGATAATTGTGAAAATATTATCAAACCCGACACAGAATTTGGGGCTGTAAACTATATTAACGCTATTTTAAATGATGAAATTGAAGGTGCAATCGTTTTTCCTGCTAAGACAACTCATGATGAAAACTATTTGGAATTCATTGCTGAGGATAAGCTGAGAGATAAATTAGGAATTGACGACGGCGATATTGTATCCTTGGAATTTTGA
- a CDS encoding histone family protein — protein sequence MSEIPKAPIARIIKESGAERVSEDAKAELAAYLEEVARDVAKEANNVAKVAKRKTVKAEDIKLAIKNL from the coding sequence ATGTCTGAAATACCAAAAGCTCCTATCGCAAGAATCATTAAAGAATCTGGTGCTGAAAGAGTTAGCGAAGATGCAAAAGCTGAATTAGCAGCATACTTAGAAGAAGTTGCACGTGACGTAGCTAAAGAAGCTAACAATGTTGCTAAAGTTGCAAAACGTAAAACTGTTAAAGCAGAAGATATTAAATTAGCTATCAAAAACTTATAA
- the tfrA gene encoding fumarate reductase (CoM/CoB) subunit TfrA, whose amino-acid sequence MEIKTISTDVLIIGSGGAGSRAAIEVDDAGLKATIVSKGLSFRSGCTGMAEGGYNAVFKTVDKDDSIDAHIHDTLKGGSYLNDKKLVEILVNESPKRLIDLENYGALFDRQESGQIDQRPFGGQSYRRTCYQGDRTGAELLNALKEEIIKRDIECIEEVMITSLVTDGNQVIGATGLNLKDSSLIYFKAKSVILASGGAGQLYPVTSNTFQKNGDGYAISYRAGADLIDMEQVQFHPTGMVAPESKKGVLVTEAVRAEGGKLINSEGERFMSRYAPEKMELATRDVVARSIYQEIIEGRGTENGGVYLDISHLDDDYIDEKLETMVLQFENVGVDIKHGPIEVAPTAHHFMGGLKINTDASTSLDNLFGAGEVCGGVHGANRLGGNALADTQVFGKIAGESAAKAAKSTEIKTNDDMVNAEASRIEGLIKKGSIKPQEFKNNIKKLMWEKVAIVREEKTLNEALKELQEMQKDLVNLDVKDTKQYNTDLVTALEVINMVEICILTVKSAILRRESRGAHFRSDFPETNDEWKKSIVMNKEKIEFEAR is encoded by the coding sequence ATGGAAATAAAAACTATCTCAACAGATGTATTAATCATCGGATCTGGTGGAGCAGGTTCAAGAGCAGCCATTGAAGTTGATGATGCGGGACTGAAGGCAACAATAGTATCTAAAGGTCTTTCATTCAGGTCCGGTTGTACCGGAATGGCAGAAGGAGGATACAATGCAGTATTTAAAACCGTGGACAAGGATGACTCAATAGACGCTCATATTCATGACACTTTAAAAGGCGGAAGCTATCTCAATGACAAGAAACTTGTTGAAATTCTTGTAAACGAATCACCGAAAAGACTGATTGATTTGGAAAACTACGGTGCTCTTTTTGACAGACAGGAATCAGGCCAAATTGATCAAAGACCATTCGGAGGCCAAAGCTATCGAAGAACCTGCTATCAGGGAGACAGAACAGGTGCGGAACTGTTGAATGCACTTAAAGAGGAAATCATCAAAAGAGATATCGAATGCATCGAAGAGGTAATGATCACATCACTTGTAACCGACGGAAATCAGGTGATTGGTGCAACAGGTTTAAATCTAAAGGATTCAAGCCTGATATATTTCAAGGCAAAATCCGTAATCCTTGCAAGTGGAGGAGCTGGACAACTATACCCTGTAACATCCAATACCTTCCAGAAAAATGGTGACGGATATGCAATATCCTACAGAGCAGGCGCAGATTTGATTGATATGGAACAGGTACAGTTCCACCCTACCGGTATGGTGGCACCTGAATCCAAAAAGGGAGTGCTTGTAACAGAAGCCGTTAGGGCAGAAGGCGGAAAGCTCATAAACAGCGAAGGCGAAAGATTCATGAGCAGGTATGCACCTGAAAAAATGGAGCTTGCAACACGTGATGTGGTTGCACGTTCAATATACCAGGAAATCATTGAAGGCAGAGGAACCGAAAACGGCGGAGTATACCTTGACATTTCACACCTCGATGACGATTATATAGACGAGAAGCTGGAGACAATGGTTCTTCAGTTTGAAAATGTTGGTGTTGACATCAAGCATGGTCCTATAGAAGTGGCTCCAACTGCACACCACTTCATGGGAGGACTGAAAATCAATACCGATGCATCAACATCACTGGACAATCTCTTTGGAGCCGGTGAAGTCTGCGGTGGAGTCCATGGTGCAAACCGTCTGGGCGGAAATGCGCTAGCAGATACCCAGGTGTTCGGTAAGATTGCCGGTGAAAGCGCAGCAAAAGCGGCCAAGTCAACAGAAATCAAAACCAACGATGACATGGTAAACGCCGAAGCTTCAAGAATTGAAGGATTGATTAAAAAAGGAAGCATAAAACCACAGGAGTTCAAAAACAACATCAAAAAACTGATGTGGGAAAAGGTTGCTATTGTCCGTGAAGAAAAAACCCTTAACGAAGCGCTTAAAGAACTCCAGGAAATGCAAAAAGACCTGGTAAATCTGGATGTCAAAGACACTAAGCAATACAATACAGATTTAGTGACAGCACTTGAAGTAATAAATATGGTTGAAATCTGTATTTTGACCGTAAAATCAGCTATTCTTAGAAGGGAAAGTCGTGGTGCACACTTTAGAAGTGATTTTCCTGAAACAAATGATGAATGGAAAAAGAGTATTGTTATGAATAAAGAAAAAATAGAATTTGAAGCTAGATAG
- a CDS encoding amidohydrolase family protein → MMNNTILIKNAFILNPNNFENKKQSLLIKDDFIAEISDDIEDSKADKIIDAEGKILLPGLVNTHTHLSMTLFRGLADDLSLDSWLNDHIWPMEANLNGEYCYIGALLAAVELIKSGTTTLSDMYFYMEDVARAIDDAGLRAVLSYGMIDFGDAERRQAEIEQNLTLFKNCNGMADGRIKVFFGPHSPYTASEELLIKVRELADEYNMGIHIHVSETQKEIDDVSAEKGLRPFEYLEKIGFLGPDVLAAHCVWLSDEEIEIIKKHDVKVSHNPCSNMKLASGVSPVSKMIDKGICVSIGTDGASSNNNLDLIEELKTASLLQKVSTLDPKVLSSDEAIEMATIKGAEALGLDSEIGSVEVGKKADLILIDTNSANMVPDSSSLSSNVIYSANGSNVDTTICNGKILMENKKLTTLDEQEIYAKAKQAIKELKELKEEAI, encoded by the coding sequence ATCATGAATAATACTATTTTAATCAAAAATGCATTTATCTTAAATCCGAATAATTTTGAAAACAAAAAACAATCCTTATTAATTAAAGACGACTTTATTGCAGAAATATCCGATGATATTGAAGACTCAAAAGCAGATAAAATAATCGATGCGGAAGGTAAAATTTTACTTCCGGGATTAGTTAATACTCATACTCATTTATCAATGACTTTATTTAGAGGTTTAGCTGATGATTTAAGTTTGGACAGTTGGCTGAATGATCATATATGGCCAATGGAAGCCAATTTAAATGGAGAATACTGTTATATTGGTGCCCTTTTGGCTGCTGTTGAACTTATTAAATCAGGAACAACCACACTTTCAGACATGTACTTCTACATGGAGGATGTTGCCCGTGCTATTGATGATGCAGGTTTAAGGGCGGTTTTATCATATGGTATGATTGATTTTGGTGACGCTGAAAGAAGGCAGGCTGAAATCGAGCAAAATCTTACCTTATTTAAAAATTGCAATGGAATGGCTGACGGAAGAATTAAAGTCTTTTTCGGTCCTCATTCACCATATACCGCATCCGAAGAACTCTTGATTAAGGTTCGTGAATTGGCTGATGAATACAACATGGGTATCCATATACACGTATCTGAAACCCAAAAGGAAATCGATGATGTTTCAGCAGAAAAGGGACTCAGACCTTTTGAATATTTGGAAAAAATCGGGTTTTTAGGTCCTGACGTTCTAGCTGCACACTGTGTATGGTTGAGTGACGAGGAAATTGAAATCATTAAAAAGCATGATGTTAAGGTTTCACACAACCCATGCAGTAACATGAAACTTGCTTCCGGTGTTTCACCTGTTTCCAAAATGATTGATAAGGGCATCTGTGTTTCAATAGGTACAGACGGTGCATCTTCAAACAATAATCTTGATTTGATTGAAGAGCTGAAAACCGCAAGTTTACTTCAGAAGGTTTCAACCCTTGATCCTAAGGTACTGTCATCTGATGAGGCTATTGAAATGGCGACAATTAAGGGTGCTGAAGCTTTAGGTCTTGATTCAGAAATAGGTTCAGTTGAAGTTGGCAAAAAAGCCGACCTTATTCTAATTGACACCAACAGTGCAAATATGGTGCCTGACAGTTCATCTTTAAGTTCCAATGTAATTTATTCCGCTAACGGTTCAAATGTTGACACTACCATTTGTAACGGTAAAATTTTAATGGAAAATAAGAAATTAACCACTTTGGATGAACAGGAAATTTATGCAAAAGCCAAACAGGCAATTAAAGAATTAAAAGAATTAAAAGAAGAAGCTATCTAG